A window of Spodoptera frugiperda isolate SF20-4 chromosome 17, AGI-APGP_CSIRO_Sfru_2.0, whole genome shotgun sequence contains these coding sequences:
- the LOC118276744 gene encoding uncharacterized protein DDB_G0283357-like isoform X10, translated as MATTIPNLKFIVNVIFLFLVTHTHPSLPNEYSGLLSNLYKKASDQNRPLILVLDNNANRGQNSRSQNNDRSNRYESNSNRNNYKSNNNQDRNDVSYEETRNNDETPFLYLHQLSQQANDKISPINKQKSNNHYNSRNDRNSNNRGNNRGDRHRGRNNRGQNERGASDYDNRNNNRGDNYNRGSNRGNSESRSNYRGNSNNRGNYRSNYNRGNNRGNYRANSDRGNYKSNRGYSNNRASFVNNHEYTVKNLGDNNNRLDNNDNNRGDYNNNNRGDNNYNRGSNRGDNDYGNNNNNNRASSNNRGDNNNNNRGDNYNRGDNNNNNNRVDNNNRGDNYNNNNNRGDNYNNNNRGDNNNNNRGDNYNNNRVDNNNRGDNNNRGDNYNNNNNRGDNYNRGDNNNNNNRGDNNNRGDNNNNNRGDNNNRGDNYYVRGSNRGDNDYGNNNNNNNNRASNNNRGYYNNRLDNNNRGDNNNNRGDNNDSADNNNREDNNNNNNRASNNYNNRGDNNNNRGDYNNNNRGANNNNNYNRGNNRGNNDYDNNNRGNYNNNNRGDNNNRLDNNNNNYNRGNNDYGNNNNNNRASNNNNYNRGNNNNRGLVNYVRNSNRGDNNYGNNNNRGDNNNNYNNRGDSNNNNYNRGDNDYSNNNNRGDNNNNNNYSNRANNNNNNRGDNDNNNRGNNNSNNNRLDNNYNRGDNDYGNNNNRANNNNNNNNYSNRANNNNNNRGDNDNNNNYNRGSNYYGNNNNNNRGDNNNNNYNNNRANNNNNNRGDNDNSAENNNRVDNNNRDNNNNYNNRANNNYNNRADNDNSAENYNRVDNNNRGNNNDNNSNRGDYNNNNRGDNNNRLDNNNNNYNRGSNRGDNDYGNNNNNNRGDNNNYNNRANNNNYNNRANNNNNYNRGNNNNRGLVNYVRNSNRGDNNYGNNNNNNREDNNSNNRGDNSNNYNRGSNDNNNNYNYNNRANNNNNRGDNDNSAESNNRVDNNNRGNNNNYNRGNNRGDNNYGNNNNNNRGDNNNNRGDNNNNNNYSNRANNNNNRGDNDNSAENNNRVDNNNRGNNNNYNNYNRGDNDRASNNNNRGDNNNNNYNRGNNRGNNDYNNNNRGDNNNRANNNRGDNNNRLNNNNRGNNYNNYVRGSNRGDNDYGNNNNNNRGDNNNNYSNRANNNNNNRGDNDNNNRGDNNNNNNNYNRGDNNNYNRGSNYYGNNNNRGDNNNNYSNRANNNNNNYNRGSNRGNNDYENNNRANNNYNNRGDSNNNNNNNREDYNNRGDNNNYNNRANNNNYNNRANNNNYNNRANNNNNYNRGNNNNRGLVNYVRNSNRGDNNYGNNNNNNRGDKNNNYNNRGDNNNNNYNRGDNDYENNNNRGDNNNNNNYNNNNYSNRANNNNNRGDNNNNRGNNDYGNNNNRANNNYYNRGDNNNNNNYYNNRANNDNNNRGDNDNSAENNNRVDNNNRGNNNNYNRGDNYYGNNNNNNRGDNNNYNNRANNNNNRASNNRGDYNSNNNNRANNNNNNRGLVNYVRNSNRGDNNYGSNNNNNRGDNNNNYRGDNNNNNYNNRANNNNYNRGDNDNNNRGDDNNNYNRGSNDNNNNYYYNNRANNNNRGDNDNSAENNNRLDNNNRGNNNDNNNYNRGNNRGDNDYGSNNNNNRGDNNNNNNRGDNNNNNYNNRGDNNNRLDNNNNNNRGDNNNRGDNNNNNYNNRGDNNNNYNNRGDSNNRGDNYNNRLDNNNNNRGDNNNNNNNYNNRGDNNNRLDNNNNNNRGDNNNNNRGDNNNNNYNNRGDNNNGDILKSPLVKTLMAISNDLRQGYDSCGDEIPTTPSEVDDEDNCEDSGNSCDGDDEGNGNPSTRGELHLNGNNY; from the exons ATGGCGACTACAATACCGAATCTAAAGTTTATTGTTAATGTGATATTCTTATTTTTGGTAACG cacACCCATCCATCTTTACCAAATGAATACAGCGGCCTTCTTTCGAACCTTTATAAAAAGGCTTCCGACCAGAATCGCCCATTGATTCTAGTTTTGGACAACAACGCAAATCGTGGTCAAAACTCGAGAAGCCAAAACAACGACAGATCGAATAGATATGAATCCAATAGTaacagaaataattataaatcaaataacaatCAGGATAGGAATGACGTCAGTTACGAAGAGACTCGTAACAACGATGAAACTCCATTCCTCTATCTCCACCAATTGTCGCAGCAG GCAAACGACAAAATCTCACCAATCAACAAACAGAAATCCAACAACCACTACAACTCACGAAATGACAGAAACAGCAACAATCGGGGTAACAATAGGGGGGACCGCCATAGGGGAAGAAATAATAGGGGTCAGAATGAAAGGGGCGCCTCCGATTATGATAACAGAAATAACAACAGAGGTGATAACTATAACAGAGGAAGCAACAGAGGCAACAGTGAATCTAGGAGCAATTACAGGGGCAATTCCAATAATAGAGGCAATTACAGGAGCAATTATAACAGAGGCAATAATAGGGGTAATTATAGGGCTAATTCTGACAGGGGTAACTACAAGAGCAACAGAGGATACTCTAATAATAGAGCTAGTTTCGTAAATAATCATGAGTACACTGTTAAGAACTTGGGAGACAACAACAACAGGTTAGACAACAACGACAACAACAGGGGAgattacaacaacaacaacagaggAGACAACAACTACAATAGAGGCTCCAACAGAGGCGACAATGACTAcggaaacaacaacaacaacaatagaGCTAGCAGCAACAACAGAGGGgataacaacaacaataacagGGGAGATAACTACAACAGAGGagacaacaacaacaataacaacaggGTAGATAACAACAATAGGGGAGATAactacaataacaataacaacaggGGAGATAACTACAACAATAATAACAGGGGagataacaacaacaacaacagggGAGATAACTACAATAACAACAGGGTAGATAACAACAATAGGGGAGATAACAACAATAGGGGAGATAactacaataacaataacaacaggGGAGATAACTACAACAGAGGagacaacaacaacaataataacagGGGAGATAACAACAATAGGGGagataacaacaataacaacaggGGAGATAACAATAACAGAGGAGATAATTACTATGTCAGAGGCTCCAATAGAGGAGACAACGACTACggaaataataacaacaacaacaacaataggGCTAGCAACAACAACAGGGGATATTACAACAACAGGTTAGATAATAACAATAGGGGTGACAACAACAATAACAGAGGAGACAACAACGACAGTGCTGACAACAACAACAGGGAagacaataacaacaacaacaataggGCTAGCAACAATTACAACAACAGGGgagacaacaacaacaacaggggagactacaacaacaacaataggggagctaacaataacaacaactaCAATAGAGGCAATAACAGAGGCAACAATGATTATGACAACAATAACAGGGGAAACTATAACAACAACAATAGGGGAGATAATAATAACAGATTagacaacaataacaacaactaCAATAGAGGTAACAATGATTAcggaaacaacaacaacaataataggGCTAGCAACAACAACAATTACAACAGGGGAAACAATAACAACAGAGGACTCGTAAACTATGTCAGAAACTCCAACAGAGGCGACAACAACTAcggaaacaacaacaacagaggAGATAACAACAATAACTACAACAACAGGGGAGACAGCAACAACAATAACTACAATAGAGGTGATAACGATtacagcaacaacaacaacaggggagataataataacaacaacaattaCAGCAATAGGGccaacaacaataacaacaacaggGGAGACAATGACAACAACAACAGGGGAAATAACAACAGCAATAATAACAGATTAGACAACAACTACAATAGAGGCGACAATGACTAcggaaacaacaacaacagagccaacaacaacaacaacaacaataattacaGCAATCGGGctaacaacaataacaacaacaggGGAGACAATGACAACAACAATAACTACAATAGAGGCTCCAATTATTAcggaaacaacaacaacaataataggggagataacaacaacaacaactacaacAACAATAGAGccaacaacaataacaacaacaggGGAGACAATGACAACAGTGCCGAAAACAATAACAGGGTAGACAATAACAACAGGG ataacaacaacaactacaacAATAGGGCCAACAACAATTACAACAACAGGGCAGACAATGACAACAGTGCCGAAAACTATAATAGAGTAGACAATAACAACAGAGGTAACAACAACGATAACAACTCTAATAGAGGAGactacaacaacaacaacagaggAGATAACAACAACAGATTagacaacaataacaataactacaATAGAGGCTCCAATAGGGGAGACAATGATTAcggaaacaacaacaacaataacagGGGAGATAATAACAACTACAACAACCGGGCCAACAACAATAACTACAATAATCGggccaacaacaacaacaattacAACAGGGGAAACAATAACAACAGGGGCCTCGTAAACTATGTCAGAAACTCGAACAGAGGCGACAACAACTAcggaaacaataacaacaacaacagagaagacaacaacagcaacaacagGGGAGACAACAGCAATAACTACAATAGAGGCTCCAATGATAACAATAACAACTACAACTACAACAATAGggccaacaacaacaacaacagggGAGACAATGACAACAGTGCTGAAAGCAATAACAGGGTAGACAATAACAACAGGGGTAACAACAACAACTACAATAGAGGCAACAACAGAGGAGATAATAACTAtggaaacaataacaacaacaacaggggagacaacaacaacaacaggggagataacaataacaacaacaactacaGCAATAGGgccaataacaacaacaacagggGAGACAATGACAACAGTGCTGAAAACAATAATAGAGTAGACAATAACAACAGGGGTaacaacaacaactacaacAATTATAACAGAGGAGACAATGATAGGGCTAGCAACAACAACAATAGGGGagataacaacaacaacaactacaaTAGAGGCAACAACAGAGGCAACAATgactataataacaataacaggGGGGATAACAACAACAGAGCTAACAACAATAGGGGAGATAACAATAACAgattaaacaacaacaacaggggaaataattataataactatgtcAGAGGTTCCAACAGAGGAGACAACGACTACggaaataataacaacaacaacagaggagataacaacaacaactacaGCAATAGGgccaataacaataacaacaacaggGGAGACAACGACAACAACAACAGGGgagataacaataacaataacaacaactaCAACAGAGGAGATAACAACAACTACAATAGAGGCTCCAATTATTAcggaaacaacaacaacagaggggataacaacaacaactacaGCAATAGGgccaataacaataacaacaactaCAATAGAGGCTCCAACAGAGGAAACAATGACTATGAAAACAACAATAGGGCCAACAACAACTACAACAACAGGGGAGACAgcaacaacaataacaacaacaacagggAAGACTACAATAATAGGGGAGATAACAACAACTACAACAATCGGGCCAACAATAATAACTACAACAATCGGGCCAACAACAATAACTACAACAATCGGGccaataacaacaacaattaCAACAGGGGAAACAATAATAACAGAGGACTTGTAAACTATGTCAGAAACTCCAACAGAGGCGACAACAACTAcggaaacaataacaacaacaacagaggAGACAAGAACAATAACTACAACAACAGGGGagacaacaacaacaataattacaatagaGGTGATAACGACTACGAAAACAACAATAACAGGGGagataacaataacaacaacaactataacaacaacaactacaGCAATAGGGccaacaacaataacaacagaggagacaacaacaacaacagaggCAACAATGATTACGGAAACAACAACAATAGGGCTAACAACAATTACTATAACAGGGGtgacaacaacaacaacaacaactactaCAACAATAGGGCCAACAACGATAACAACAACAGGGGAGACAATGACAACAGTGCCGAAAACAATAACAGGGTAGACAATAACAACAGGGGTAACAACAACAACTACAATAGAGGTGACAATTATTAtggaaacaataacaataataatagggGTGATAACAACAATTACAACAATAGGgcgaacaacaacaacaacagggCTAGCAACAACCGAGGCGACTATaacagcaacaacaacaatagagctaacaacaacaataacaacaggGGCCTCGTAAACTATGTCAGAAACTCCAACAGAGGCGACAACAACTACGGtagcaacaacaacaataacagaggagataacaacaacaactacaGGGGagataacaacaacaataactACAACAACAGGGCCAACAACAATAACTACAACAGGGGAGACAATGACAACAACAACAGGGGAGACGACAACAATAACTACAATAGAGGCTCCAATGATAACAATAACAACTACTACTACAACAATAGggccaacaacaacaacagggGAGACAATGACAACAGTGCTGAAAACAATAACAGGTTAGACAATAACAACAGGGGTAACAACAACGACAACAACAATTACAATAGAGGCAACAACAGAGGAGATAATGACTATGGAagcaataacaacaacaataggggagacaacaacaacaacaacaacagaggAGACAACAATAATAACAACTACAACAACCGGGGAGACAATAACAACAGGTTagacaacaacaacaacaacaataggGGAGACAACAACAACCGAGGtgataacaacaacaacaactacaacAACAGAGGAGACAATAACAACAACTACAACAACAGGGGAGACAGCAACAACAGAGGTGACAACTACAACAACAGGTTagacaacaataacaacaatagaggtgataacaacaacaacaacaacaactacaacAACAGAGGAGACAATAATAATAGGTTagataacaataacaacaacaacagaggagacaacaataacaacaacagaggtgataacaacaacaacaactacaacAACAGGGGAGACAATAATAATGGTGATATCTTGAAATCACCACTTGTGAAAACTCTTATGGCAATATCTAATGATTTGAGACAGGGCTATGACTCGTGTGGTGATGAAATACCGACCACACCTAGTGAGGTTGATGATGAGGACAATTGTGAGGACTCAGGAAACTCTtgtgatggtgatgatgaagGCAACGGCAACCCTAGCACCAGAGGAGAACTTCATTTAAATGGGAATAAttactaa
- the LOC118276744 gene encoding putative uncharacterized protein DDB_G0282133 isoform X11 → MATTIPNLKFIVNVIFLFLVTHTHPSLPNEYSGLLSNLYKKASDQNRPLILVLDNNANRGQNSRSQNNDRSNRYESNSNRNNYKSNNNQDRNDVSYEETRNNDETPFLYLHQLSQQANDKISPINKQKSNNHYNSRNDRNSNNRGNNRGDRHRGRNNRGQNERGASDYDNRNNNRGDNYNRGSNRGNSESRSNYRGNSNNRGNYRSNYNRGNNRGNYRANSDRGNYKSNRGYSNNRASFVNNHEYTVKNLGDNNNRLDNNDNNRGDYNNNNRGDNNYNRGSNRGDNDYGNNNNNNRASSNNRGDNNNNNRGDNYNRGDNNNNNNRVDNNNRGDNYNNNNNRGDNYNNNNRGDNNNNNRGDNYNNNRVDNNNRGDNNNRGDNYNNNNNRGDNYNRGDNNNNNNRGDNNNRGDNNNNNRGDNNNRGDNYYVRGSNRGDNDYGNNNNNNNNRASNNNRGYYNNRLDNNNRGDNNNNRGDNNDSADNNNREDNNNNNNRASNNYNNRGDNNNNRGDYNNNNRGANNNNNYNRGNNRGNNDYDNNNRGNYNNNNRGDNNNRLDNNNNNYNRGNNDYGNNNNNNRASNNNNYNRGNNNNRGLVNYVRNSNRGDNNYGNNNNRGDNNNNYNNRGDSNNNNYNRGDNDYSNNNNRGDNNNNNNYSNRANNNNNNRGDNDNNNRGNNNSNNNRLDNNYNRGDNDYGNNNNRANNNNNNNNYSNRANNNNNNRGDNDNNNNYNRGSNYYGNNNNNNRGDNNNNNYNNNRANNNNNNRGDNDNSAENNNRVDNNNRGNNNNYNRGNNDYGNNNNNNRASNNNYNRGNSNNRGLVNYVRNSNRGDNNYGNNNNNNRGDNNYGNNNNRGDNNNNNYSNRANNNNNRGDNNNNNNRGDNNNYNNRGDNYNYNRGDNDYGNNNNRGDNNNNYNNRANNNYNNRADNDNSAENYNRVDNNNRGNNNDNNSNRGDYNNNNRGDNNNRLDNNNNNYNRGSNRGDNDYGNNNNNNRGDNNNYNNRANNNNYNNRANNNNNYNRGNNNNRGLVNYVRNSNRGDNNYGNNNNNNREDNNSNNRGDNSNNYNRGSNDNNNNYNYNNRANNNNNRGDNDNSAESNNRVDNNNRGNNNNYNRGNNRGDNNYGNNNNNNRGDNNNNRGDNNNNNNYSNRANNNNNRGDNDNSAENNNRVDNNNRGNNNNYNNYNRGDNDRASNNNNRGDNNNNNYNRGNNRGNNDYNNNNRGDNNNRANNNRGDNNNRLNNNNRGNNYNNYVRGSNRGDNDYGNNNNNNRGDNNNNYSNRANNNNNNRGDNDNNNRGDNNNNNNNYNRGDNNNYNRGSNYYGNNNNRGDNNNNYSNRANNNNNNYNRGSNRGNNDYENNNRANNNYNNRGDSNNNNNNNREDYNNRGDNNNYNNRANNNNYNNRANNNNYNNRANNNNNYNRGNNNNRGLVNYVRNSNRGDNNYGNNNNNNRGDKNNNYNNRGDNNNNNYNRGDNDYENNNNRGDNNNNNNYNNNNYSNRANNNNNRGDNNNNRGNNDYGNNNNRANNNYYNRGDNNNNNNYYNNRANNDNNNRGDNDNSAENNNRVDNNNRGNNNNYNRGDNYYGNNNNNNRGDNNNYNNRANNNNNRASNNRGDYNSNNNNRANNNNNNRGLVNYVRNSNRGDNNYGSNNNNNRGDNNNNYRGDNNNNNYNNRANNNNYNRGDNDNNNRGDDNNNYNRGSNDNNNNYYYNNRANNNNRGDNDNSAENNNRLDNNNNNRGDNNNNNYNNRGDNNNGDILKSPLVKTLMAISNDLRQGYDSCGDEIPTTPSEVDDEDNCEDSGNSCDGDDEGNGNPSTRGELHLNGNNY, encoded by the exons ATGGCGACTACAATACCGAATCTAAAGTTTATTGTTAATGTGATATTCTTATTTTTGGTAACG cacACCCATCCATCTTTACCAAATGAATACAGCGGCCTTCTTTCGAACCTTTATAAAAAGGCTTCCGACCAGAATCGCCCATTGATTCTAGTTTTGGACAACAACGCAAATCGTGGTCAAAACTCGAGAAGCCAAAACAACGACAGATCGAATAGATATGAATCCAATAGTaacagaaataattataaatcaaataacaatCAGGATAGGAATGACGTCAGTTACGAAGAGACTCGTAACAACGATGAAACTCCATTCCTCTATCTCCACCAATTGTCGCAGCAG GCAAACGACAAAATCTCACCAATCAACAAACAGAAATCCAACAACCACTACAACTCACGAAATGACAGAAACAGCAACAATCGGGGTAACAATAGGGGGGACCGCCATAGGGGAAGAAATAATAGGGGTCAGAATGAAAGGGGCGCCTCCGATTATGATAACAGAAATAACAACAGAGGTGATAACTATAACAGAGGAAGCAACAGAGGCAACAGTGAATCTAGGAGCAATTACAGGGGCAATTCCAATAATAGAGGCAATTACAGGAGCAATTATAACAGAGGCAATAATAGGGGTAATTATAGGGCTAATTCTGACAGGGGTAACTACAAGAGCAACAGAGGATACTCTAATAATAGAGCTAGTTTCGTAAATAATCATGAGTACACTGTTAAGAACTTGGGAGACAACAACAACAGGTTAGACAACAACGACAACAACAGGGGAgattacaacaacaacaacagaggAGACAACAACTACAATAGAGGCTCCAACAGAGGCGACAATGACTAcggaaacaacaacaacaacaatagaGCTAGCAGCAACAACAGAGGGgataacaacaacaataacagGGGAGATAACTACAACAGAGGagacaacaacaacaataacaacaggGTAGATAACAACAATAGGGGAGATAactacaataacaataacaacaggGGAGATAACTACAACAATAATAACAGGGGagataacaacaacaacaacagggGAGATAACTACAATAACAACAGGGTAGATAACAACAATAGGGGAGATAACAACAATAGGGGAGATAactacaataacaataacaacaggGGAGATAACTACAACAGAGGagacaacaacaacaataataacagGGGAGATAACAACAATAGGGGagataacaacaataacaacaggGGAGATAACAATAACAGAGGAGATAATTACTATGTCAGAGGCTCCAATAGAGGAGACAACGACTACggaaataataacaacaacaacaacaataggGCTAGCAACAACAACAGGGGATATTACAACAACAGGTTAGATAATAACAATAGGGGTGACAACAACAATAACAGAGGAGACAACAACGACAGTGCTGACAACAACAACAGGGAagacaataacaacaacaacaataggGCTAGCAACAATTACAACAACAGGGgagacaacaacaacaacaggggagactacaacaacaacaataggggagctaacaataacaacaactaCAATAGAGGCAATAACAGAGGCAACAATGATTATGACAACAATAACAGGGGAAACTATAACAACAACAATAGGGGAGATAATAATAACAGATTagacaacaataacaacaactaCAATAGAGGTAACAATGATTAcggaaacaacaacaacaataataggGCTAGCAACAACAACAATTACAACAGGGGAAACAATAACAACAGAGGACTCGTAAACTATGTCAGAAACTCCAACAGAGGCGACAACAACTAcggaaacaacaacaacagaggAGATAACAACAATAACTACAACAACAGGGGAGACAGCAACAACAATAACTACAATAGAGGTGATAACGATtacagcaacaacaacaacaggggagataataataacaacaacaattaCAGCAATAGGGccaacaacaataacaacaacaggGGAGACAATGACAACAACAACAGGGGAAATAACAACAGCAATAATAACAGATTAGACAACAACTACAATAGAGGCGACAATGACTAcggaaacaacaacaacagagccaacaacaacaacaacaacaataattacaGCAATCGGGctaacaacaataacaacaacaggGGAGACAATGACAACAACAATAACTACAATAGAGGCTCCAATTATTAcggaaacaacaacaacaataataggggagataacaacaacaacaactacaacAACAATAGAGccaacaacaataacaacaacaggGGAGACAATGACAACAGTGCCGAAAACAATAACAGGGTAGACAATAACAACAGGGGTaacaacaacaactacaacAGAGGCAACAATGATTAcggaaacaacaacaacaacaataggGCTAGCAACAACAACTACAACAGGGGAAACAGTAACAACAGAGGACTCGTAAACTATGTCAGAAACTCCAACAGAGGCGACAACAACTAcggaaacaacaacaacaacaacagaggAGACAACAATTAcggaaacaacaacaacaggggtgacaacaataacaataactataGCAATAGGGccaacaacaataacaacagaggagacaacaacaacaacaacaataggGGAGATAACAATAACTATAACAACAGGGGAGACAACTACAACTACAATAGAGGCGACAATGACTAcggaaacaacaacaacagaggagataacaacaacaactacaacAATAGGGCCAACAACAATTACAACAACAGGGCAGACAATGACAACAGTGCCGAAAACTATAATAGAGTAGACAATAACAACAGAGGTAACAACAACGATAACAACTCTAATAGAGGAGactacaacaacaacaacagaggAGATAACAACAACAGATTagacaacaataacaataactacaATAGAGGCTCCAATAGGGGAGACAATGATTAcggaaacaacaacaacaataacagGGGAGATAATAACAACTACAACAACCGGGCCAACAACAATAACTACAATAATCGggccaacaacaacaacaattacAACAGGGGAAACAATAACAACAGGGGCCTCGTAAACTATGTCAGAAACTCGAACAGAGGCGACAACAACTAcggaaacaataacaacaacaacagagaagacaacaacagcaacaacagGGGAGACAACAGCAATAACTACAATAGAGGCTCCAATGATAACAATAACAACTACAACTACAACAATAGggccaacaacaacaacaacagggGAGACAATGACAACAGTGCTGAAAGCAATAACAGGGTAGACAATAACAACAGGGGTAACAACAACAACTACAATAGAGGCAACAACAGAGGAGATAATAACTAtggaaacaataacaacaacaacaggggagacaacaacaacaacaggggagataacaataacaacaacaactacaGCAATAGGgccaataacaacaacaacagggGAGACAATGACAACAGTGCTGAAAACAATAATAGAGTAGACAATAACAACAGGGGTaacaacaacaactacaacAATTATAACAGAGGAGACAATGATAGGGCTAGCAACAACAACAATAGGGGagataacaacaacaacaactacaaTAGAGGCAACAACAGAGGCAACAATgactataataacaataacaggGGGGATAACAACAACAGAGCTAACAACAATAGGGGAGATAACAATAACAgattaaacaacaacaacaggggaaataattataataactatgtcAGAGGTTCCAACAGAGGAGACAACGACTACggaaataataacaacaacaacagaggagataacaacaacaactacaGCAATAGGgccaataacaataacaacaacaggGGAGACAACGACAACAACAACAGGGgagataacaataacaataacaacaactaCAACAGAGGAGATAACAACAACTACAATAGAGGCTCCAATTATTAcggaaacaacaacaacagaggggataacaacaacaactacaGCAATAGGgccaataacaataacaacaactaCAATAGAGGCTCCAACAGAGGAAACAATGACTATGAAAACAACAATAGGGCCAACAACAACTACAACAACAGGGGAGACAgcaacaacaataacaacaacaacagggAAGACTACAATAATAGGGGAGATAACAACAACTACAACAATCGGGCCAACAATAATAACTACAACAATCGGGCCAACAACAATAACTACAACAATCGGGccaataacaacaacaattaCAACAGGGGAAACAATAATAACAGAGGACTTGTAAACTATGTCAGAAACTCCAACAGAGGCGACAACAACTAcggaaacaataacaacaacaacagaggAGACAAGAACAATAACTACAACAACAGGGGagacaacaacaacaataattacaatagaGGTGATAACGACTACGAAAACAACAATAACAGGGGagataacaataacaacaacaactataacaacaacaactacaGCAATAGGGccaacaacaataacaacagaggagacaacaacaacaacagaggCAACAATGATTACGGAAACAACAACAATAGGGCTAACAACAATTACTATAACAGGGGtgacaacaacaacaacaacaactactaCAACAATAGGGCCAACAACGATAACAACAACAGGGGAGACAATGACAACAGTGCCGAAAACAATAACAGGGTAGACAATAACAACAGGGGTAACAACAACAACTACAATAGAGGTGACAATTATTAtggaaacaataacaataataatagggGTGATAACAACAATTACAACAATAGGgcgaacaacaacaacaacagggCTAGCAACAACCGAGGCGACTATaacagcaacaacaacaatagagctaacaacaacaataacaacaggGGCCTCGTAAACTATGTCAGAAACTCCAACAGAGGCGACAACAACTACGGtagcaacaacaacaataacagaggagataacaacaacaactacaGGGGagataacaacaacaataactACAACAACAGGGCCAACAACAATAACTACAACAGGGGAGACAATGACAACAACAACAGGGGAGACGACAACAATAACTACAATAGAGGCTCCAATGATAACAATAACAACTACTACTACAACAATAGggccaacaacaacaacagggGAGACAATGACAACAGTGCTGAAAACAATAACAG GTTagacaacaataacaacaatagag gtgataacaacaacaacaactacaacAACAGGGGAGACAATAATAATGGTGATATCTTGAAATCACCACTTGTGAAAACTCTTATGGCAATATCTAATGATTTGAGACAGGGCTATGACTCGTGTGGTGATGAAATACCGACCACACCTAGTGAGGTTGATGATGAGGACAATTGTGAGGACTCAGGAAACTCTtgtgatggtgatgatgaagGCAACGGCAACCCTAGCACCAGAGGAGAACTTCATTTAAATGGGAATAAttactaa